Proteins encoded together in one Amphritea japonica ATCC BAA-1530 window:
- a CDS encoding TonB-dependent receptor family protein has product MKHSRLYQAVLLGTSLISAAAVAQENTLSTVVVSATRSEQSENLAPAMISVIDSQQIARSNANTLADLLRSSGMVQVRDTLGDGSRVSVSMRGFGQNTSNNVLILVDGRRLNNPTLEAPRLSSVAVHDIARIEITHGSAGALYGDQAVGGVINIITKTSTETRGSIQISSGSDDTNSLQANISHSYDNGIGIRLSGKHAVSDGYRDNNDSEFDTYTGELSYQHNSGELFIEKQKINDDLRLPGALNDTDLAEDRRQSSKDDFSNGTTDILIFGIDQVLTDNLSLLGEYSKRESNNYGYLGANFNNGSTVESLTPRLSGEWDLNQGTLYLTGGFDQIQSNYENSWGSKYRQDLRAFYLQTIIPLNSSLDLTLGARHSRVEDKNLSSFTSKSRNNKESATVKEIGLSWQLNPQQRLFVRRDESFRFANLDEHGFTLPSVEFLKPQEGTSWEMGWQRQLDDSSITTSLYHLTLKNEILYDAEIANPFGFGGKGANINLDDSRRQGVIIEFSQTLTPALLAGATYTYTDAELTSGSFKGNAVPFVAEHTLNLFTDYQFSSQWSLFVDGQYTGSRYQDDDNLNVQRQIPEQFILNTAVNYKRDNWFASFKVNNLSNEKYDGYAIYSAFSGANHYPAPERNLKLTLGYRF; this is encoded by the coding sequence ATGAAACATTCCCGTCTTTATCAGGCTGTGCTGCTAGGCACTTCACTGATTTCTGCTGCTGCCGTAGCACAAGAAAACACCTTAAGCACCGTCGTCGTATCCGCTACCCGCTCAGAACAGAGTGAAAATCTGGCGCCTGCTATGATCTCTGTTATTGATTCTCAACAGATCGCTCGTAGTAACGCAAACACTCTGGCAGACCTGCTTCGCAGCAGTGGAATGGTACAAGTACGTGACACATTGGGCGACGGTAGCCGAGTATCGGTTTCGATGCGCGGCTTTGGTCAGAACACCAGCAATAACGTCCTGATTCTTGTCGACGGACGACGCTTAAACAACCCTACACTGGAAGCTCCCAGACTCAGTAGCGTTGCGGTTCACGACATCGCGCGAATAGAGATTACTCATGGCAGTGCCGGAGCTCTCTATGGCGATCAGGCTGTTGGCGGTGTTATCAATATCATTACCAAGACATCGACAGAAACCCGCGGCAGCATCCAGATCAGTAGCGGCAGTGATGATACTAATAGCCTACAGGCCAATATTAGCCACAGCTATGACAACGGTATCGGTATCCGCCTCAGTGGCAAACACGCTGTCAGTGACGGTTATCGTGATAATAATGATTCCGAATTTGATACCTACACCGGCGAACTAAGCTATCAGCACAACAGCGGAGAGCTGTTTATCGAAAAGCAGAAAATCAATGATGATCTGCGCCTGCCAGGTGCTCTGAATGACACCGACTTAGCAGAAGATCGGCGCCAGAGTTCTAAGGATGATTTCAGCAACGGTACAACTGACATCCTCATATTTGGTATTGATCAAGTTCTGACAGACAATCTCAGCCTGCTAGGTGAATATAGCAAAAGGGAATCTAATAACTACGGTTACCTTGGCGCTAACTTTAATAATGGTTCCACAGTCGAAAGCCTCACACCGCGACTCAGTGGTGAATGGGATCTGAATCAGGGCACGCTATATTTAACAGGTGGTTTTGACCAGATCCAGAGTAACTATGAGAACTCATGGGGCAGTAAATATAGACAAGACCTTCGCGCTTTCTACTTACAGACCATTATCCCGCTAAACAGCAGCCTGGATCTGACCTTAGGCGCACGTCACAGCCGGGTAGAAGATAAAAACTTAAGCAGCTTCACATCAAAAAGTCGGAACAACAAGGAAAGTGCAACAGTCAAAGAGATCGGACTATCCTGGCAGTTGAATCCGCAACAGCGCCTATTTGTAAGACGTGATGAAAGCTTCCGTTTTGCCAACCTGGACGAGCATGGCTTTACTTTACCCTCTGTCGAATTCCTCAAACCGCAGGAAGGCACATCCTGGGAGATGGGGTGGCAGCGTCAGCTAGACGACTCCAGCATAACAACCAGCCTTTACCACCTGACATTAAAGAATGAAATCCTTTACGATGCGGAAATAGCTAATCCATTTGGTTTCGGGGGTAAAGGGGCAAATATTAACCTTGATGACTCTCGACGACAGGGAGTAATCATAGAATTTAGCCAGACGCTGACACCGGCCTTACTTGCAGGTGCGACCTACACCTATACCGATGCAGAGCTGACTTCAGGAAGCTTCAAAGGAAACGCAGTACCATTCGTGGCAGAACACACACTGAACCTGTTTACCGATTATCAGTTCAGCAGCCAATGGAGTCTGTTTGTCGATGGCCAGTACACCGGTTCTCGTTATCAGGATGACGATAATTTAAATGTACAACGTCAAATCCCGGAGCAGTTTATTCTGAACACTGCTGTTAATTATAAGCGCGATAACTGGTTTGCAAGCTTCAAGGTAAATAACCTGAGTAACGAGAAATACGACGGTTATGCTATCTATTCAGCCTTCTCTGGTGCCAATCACTACCCCGCCCCTGAGCGCAACCTGAAACTGACCCTGGGCTACCGCTTTTAA
- a CDS encoding cob(I)yrinic acid a,c-diamide adenosyltransferase: MANRLTKIYTRTGDKGTTSLANGSKVNKDHPRIETLGDADELNCLLGVLIAELTAQEPLRKLLIQCQNDLFDLGGELAVADPDYQVITAAVITEMEQQIDRLNSHLPPLKEFILPGGNRVAALCHQARSVCRRAERRIVELARQETVNQEAATYLNRLSDLLFVAARILARQDDGEEVLWSPRKPT, translated from the coding sequence ATGGCCAATCGCCTCACCAAGATCTACACCCGTACCGGTGACAAAGGGACTACTTCGCTAGCCAACGGCAGTAAAGTCAATAAAGACCACCCTCGCATAGAAACTCTGGGAGACGCCGACGAGCTAAACTGTCTGCTCGGCGTATTGATTGCTGAGCTAACCGCTCAGGAACCGTTAAGGAAGCTGTTGATACAGTGTCAGAATGACCTGTTTGATCTGGGGGGTGAATTGGCAGTAGCTGATCCCGATTACCAAGTCATTACCGCAGCAGTCATTACTGAGATGGAACAACAGATCGACCGCTTAAATAGCCATTTACCGCCCCTGAAAGAGTTTATTCTTCCGGGCGGCAATCGTGTAGCCGCACTTTGCCACCAGGCACGTAGCGTATGCCGGCGGGCTGAACGTCGAATTGTTGAACTTGCACGACAAGAAACGGTCAATCAGGAAGCTGCTACTTATCTTAACAGGCTATCCGACCTGCTGTTTGTCGCAGCACGGATACTGGCCCGTCAGGATGATGGCGAGGAAGTATTATGGAGCCCCCGTAAGCCAACCTGA
- a CDS encoding cobalamin-binding protein — MRLTLLCFKLFVCTLLIAASVVEAGISVSDNQGRVIDIAQPARRVIALAPHITENLFAIGAGPYLVGVASHSDYPVAATELPVVGGSQSFNLEAIIKLQPDLIIAWPGGNPQLPLQRLEQMGIPVYYSDPHEFSDIPFNLRALGELFQLPGAEQQAILFEERLQALQQRFNRSEKLRVFYQLWNQPLMTINHTQLVDRVIGLCGGTNVFSEHKEVIPRLGVESVLLTDPQIILTGENVPEGWERQWQRWPTLSASRYAQFYRLNEDLLYRPTMRILDGAEQMCTLMQQAREVVTQ, encoded by the coding sequence ATGCGGTTGACGTTACTCTGTTTTAAGTTGTTTGTATGTACCTTGCTGATCGCTGCTTCAGTGGTTGAGGCAGGCATTAGTGTGTCAGATAACCAGGGTCGGGTGATTGATATTGCTCAACCTGCCCGTCGGGTTATTGCTTTGGCGCCCCATATTACTGAAAACTTGTTTGCTATTGGTGCCGGTCCTTATTTGGTGGGTGTGGCAAGCCATAGTGATTATCCGGTAGCTGCGACAGAGCTTCCTGTTGTGGGGGGCTCTCAGAGCTTTAATTTAGAAGCCATTATTAAGTTACAGCCAGATCTGATTATCGCCTGGCCAGGGGGGAACCCTCAGCTACCGCTGCAGCGATTAGAGCAGATGGGTATTCCGGTTTATTATTCGGATCCACATGAATTCAGTGATATCCCTTTTAATTTGCGTGCGCTGGGTGAATTGTTTCAGCTCCCGGGGGCGGAACAACAGGCCATCTTATTTGAAGAGCGATTGCAGGCGTTACAGCAACGCTTTAACCGGAGCGAAAAATTACGGGTGTTTTATCAACTTTGGAATCAGCCATTAATGACGATAAACCATACCCAGTTGGTTGATCGGGTGATCGGCCTGTGTGGCGGGACGAATGTGTTTTCGGAACATAAGGAAGTGATTCCCAGATTAGGGGTTGAGTCTGTGTTGTTAACCGATCCACAAATAATTCTGACTGGTGAAAATGTGCCTGAAGGCTGGGAGCGACAATGGCAGCGCTGGCCAACGCTGTCGGCCAGTCGGTATGCGCAATTCTATCGGCTCAACGAAGATCTGCTTTATCGCCCGACGATGCGTATTCTGGATGGTGCCGAGCAAATGTGTACTTTGATGCAGCAGGCCAGAGAGGTTGTTACTCAATAG
- a CDS encoding NnrS family protein, with translation MQIQEPNQSRGFALFNLGFRPFFLFAALSSLLLMVHWLMLLGKGHLTYSYYQLSQFWHGHEMLFGYAVAVIVGFLLTAVRNWTSIQTPYGKTLAGLFLLWLSARLLPVISEFFVPIPPVVIAAIDLIFLPLVVLSISIPIIRSGNYRNLIFTVILIAMTLANLLTHLQLLGLTESTLAKGMQLELGLIVVVMCVMGGRVIPFFTERALAFDAKRFNWIEKSIIPLAAGWLIADLFQLHIATSLLAATNALVHFIRLAGWFKPRMFRNPLIWILHAAYLFIPLGFLLDALSGLSLLSPYLAIHAFAAGAIGSMTIGMMARVSLGHTARPLKLAKVTVAAFIVMVTAGVIRVALPLIPELSSIAIHISGALWAVSWLLFLIPYTSILLKPRMDGQFG, from the coding sequence ATGCAGATTCAAGAACCCAACCAAAGCAGAGGCTTTGCCCTCTTTAATCTGGGCTTTAGACCCTTTTTCCTTTTCGCCGCCCTGTCCAGTTTACTATTGATGGTCCACTGGCTGATGTTGCTGGGGAAAGGTCATTTAACTTATAGCTATTATCAACTTAGTCAGTTTTGGCATGGTCATGAAATGCTTTTTGGCTATGCTGTCGCAGTCATCGTTGGCTTTCTGCTGACCGCAGTACGCAATTGGACCTCCATCCAAACACCTTACGGTAAAACCCTCGCCGGGCTTTTCCTGCTCTGGTTGAGTGCACGCCTGTTACCGGTTATCAGCGAGTTCTTTGTACCCATACCTCCTGTGGTGATTGCCGCTATCGATCTGATCTTTCTGCCATTAGTCGTCCTGTCTATCAGCATACCGATTATCCGCTCAGGTAATTACCGCAACCTGATCTTCACTGTAATTCTGATCGCCATGACACTGGCAAACCTGTTAACCCACCTGCAACTATTAGGGCTAACTGAATCAACTCTGGCAAAAGGGATGCAGTTAGAACTAGGACTGATTGTTGTCGTCATGTGCGTCATGGGAGGTCGTGTAATCCCATTTTTCACCGAACGCGCGCTGGCATTTGATGCAAAGCGATTCAACTGGATTGAAAAATCGATCATCCCACTGGCGGCGGGCTGGCTGATAGCAGATCTGTTTCAATTACATATCGCCACCAGCCTGCTTGCAGCTACAAACGCTCTTGTACACTTTATTCGACTAGCGGGCTGGTTTAAACCTCGCATGTTCCGTAACCCCCTTATCTGGATCTTGCATGCCGCCTACCTGTTTATTCCACTGGGCTTTTTGCTTGACGCTTTAAGCGGGCTATCACTGCTATCGCCCTATCTTGCTATCCACGCTTTTGCCGCTGGCGCGATTGGGTCTATGACTATCGGCATGATGGCCAGAGTTTCTCTGGGTCACACAGCCAGACCACTCAAGCTGGCAAAAGTAACCGTTGCCGCCTTTATCGTGATGGTCACCGCAGGGGTGATCCGGGTAGCCCTGCCACTGATACCCGAACTCAGTTCGATCGCTATTCATATATCCGGCGCTCTCTGGGCTGTATCCTGGCTACTGTTTCTGATTCCTTATACCTCGATTCTGTTAAAACCCAGAATGGATGGACAGTTTGGATAA
- a CDS encoding TfoX/Sxy family protein, which translates to MQRLRDMPGLGPKSEDSLIQVRINTPEELRDIGAVRAFFRLSKESDTKPSLNLLYAMVGALEGESWLKIAKHEKSRLLSELEGYRELEELFQAEGIKLPPP; encoded by the coding sequence ATGCAACGCTTAAGAGATATGCCGGGATTAGGGCCTAAGTCTGAGGACTCGCTGATACAGGTAAGAATTAATACACCCGAAGAGTTACGGGATATCGGAGCAGTCCGCGCATTTTTCAGGCTTAGTAAAGAGTCTGACACCAAGCCCAGCCTTAACCTTCTTTATGCCATGGTCGGCGCCCTTGAAGGTGAAAGCTGGCTAAAAATTGCTAAACATGAAAAAAGTCGCCTACTATCCGAATTAGAAGGCTACCGGGAATTGGAAGAACTGTTTCAAGCAGAAGGAATAAAACTTCCCCCGCCATAG
- a CDS encoding MDR family oxidoreductase: MFNALVLEQEEGKTLAAIKQLELSDLPDEDVLIEVTYSSLNYKDGLAVTGTGKIVHSFPMVPGIDLAGVVKESRDPGFQPGDEVIMTGWSVGERYWGGYSQYARMKPEWLVKMPQGMDAAKAMSIGTAGLTAMLCVMALEEGGITPDKGTVVVTGAAGGVGSVAVAILSKLGYNVAAVTGRESTHEYLRGLGATELLSREEMAEKARPLEKQRWAGAIDTVGDTILARLLAETDYRGVVAACGLAGGYKLPSTVMPFILRNVRLQGVDSVLCPADIRSAAWSRLLTDLPANALGEISNVIGLSELPQAAADIVAGKVQGRTLVDPNK; the protein is encoded by the coding sequence ATGTTTAATGCCCTGGTACTGGAGCAGGAAGAAGGCAAAACGTTAGCCGCAATCAAGCAACTGGAATTGAGTGATCTGCCTGATGAAGATGTATTGATTGAGGTGACCTACTCCTCACTAAATTATAAAGATGGACTGGCAGTCACCGGGACAGGCAAAATCGTTCATAGCTTTCCAATGGTACCGGGTATCGATCTGGCAGGGGTTGTAAAAGAATCACGTGATCCGGGTTTTCAGCCGGGTGATGAGGTTATTATGACCGGCTGGAGTGTGGGTGAGCGTTATTGGGGTGGTTACAGTCAGTATGCCCGTATGAAGCCAGAATGGCTGGTTAAGATGCCGCAGGGGATGGATGCTGCTAAAGCGATGAGCATCGGTACCGCAGGTCTGACAGCAATGCTTTGTGTGATGGCACTGGAGGAGGGAGGTATTACTCCAGATAAAGGTACTGTTGTTGTTACCGGTGCGGCTGGTGGTGTTGGTAGTGTTGCCGTGGCGATTCTGAGTAAACTGGGTTACAACGTCGCTGCTGTTACTGGACGCGAGTCGACGCATGAATATTTGCGAGGTCTGGGTGCAACTGAGCTGTTGTCCCGTGAAGAGATGGCTGAAAAAGCGCGGCCCTTGGAAAAACAGCGTTGGGCTGGTGCAATTGATACGGTAGGTGACACTATTTTGGCTCGGCTATTGGCTGAGACCGATTATCGGGGTGTCGTTGCTGCGTGTGGCCTGGCAGGTGGATATAAACTCCCCTCTACTGTTATGCCATTTATTTTGCGTAACGTTCGTCTACAGGGTGTTGATTCAGTGCTTTGTCCGGCAGATATTCGTTCTGCTGCCTGGAGTCGATTGTTGACGGACTTGCCTGCCAATGCATTGGGTGAAATTTCGAATGTTATTGGTTTGTCAGAGCTGCCTCAGGCCGCCGCAGATATTGTTGCGGGCAAGGTTCAGGGTCGGACGTTGGTAGATCCCAACAAATAA